A part of Larkinella insperata genomic DNA contains:
- the infA gene encoding translation initiation factor IF-1, translating into MAKQTSIEQDGTIVEALSNAMFRVQLENKHEVIAHISGKMRMNYIKILPGDRVKLEMSPYDLTKARIVYRYK; encoded by the coding sequence ATGGCAAAACAGACATCCATCGAACAAGACGGTACCATTGTAGAAGCACTCTCCAATGCGATGTTTCGTGTACAACTCGAAAATAAGCATGAAGTAATTGCTCACATTTCTGGGAAAATGCGGATGAATTACATTAAGATTTTGCCGGGTGACCGCGTAAAGTTGGAGATGTCACCGTATGATCTGACAAAAGCACGAATTGTTTATCGATATAAATAA
- the rpmJ gene encoding 50S ribosomal protein L36, translating into MKVKASIKKRSAECKVIRRKGKLYVINKKNPRYKQRQG; encoded by the coding sequence ATGAAAGTCAAAGCGTCTATTAAAAAGCGCAGCGCTGAATGTAAAGTGATTCGCCGGAAGGGCAAACTTTACGTTATTAACAAAAAGAATCCAAGATACAAACAAAGACAAGGATAA